The Misgurnus anguillicaudatus chromosome 21, ASM2758022v2, whole genome shotgun sequence genome includes a window with the following:
- the LOC141352796 gene encoding epidermal differentiation-specific protein-like, translating to MSVYYYPVYAVQQTSASENKIIIYSEAGFNGRITEFKKNVLNLEEKGITQISSFQIIGAPWVVYFEKNYTGNQMIFEEGDYPSYDKGRFLSMKIITEDLGVKPEIQIFEDTNYGGKSVTLQHETNLHNINFGDTASSHKVISGTWVLYEHVDRQGKQLLCLPGQEVPNYCEIGFNDVISHVRPLVSKS from the coding sequence ATGAGCGTGTATTATTATCCAGTCTATGCTGTCCAGCAGACATCAGCCAGTGAGAACAAGATAATTATCTATTCAGAAGCAGGATTTAACGGCAGAATCActgaattcaagaaaaatgttctcaaCTTGGAGGAAAAGGGCATCACCCAAATCTCATCCTTCCAAATCATCGGTGCACCATGGGTAGTATATTTTGAAAAGAATTATACTGGAAACCAAATGATTTTTGAGGAAGGAGACTACCCTTCATATGATAAAGGAAGATTTTTATCCATGAAGATCATCACAGAAGATCTGGGGGTGAAGCCTGAAATCCAGATCTTCGAGGATACAAATTATGGAGGAAAGAGCGTGACCCTACAACATGAAACAAATCTTCACAACATTAATTTTGGGGATACAGCTTCATCCCACAAAGTGATAAGTGGAACCTGGGTGCTGTATGAGCATGTTGATCGTCAGGGAAAACAGCTTCTTTGCCTCCCTGGTCAGGAAGTTCCTAATTACTGTGAAATCGGCTTCAACGATGTGATCAGCCATGTTCGCCCGTTGGTTTCAAAATCATAG